Proteins co-encoded in one Sphingobacteriaceae bacterium genomic window:
- the vanT gene encoding serine racemase VanT catalytic subunit yields MGASGAGIAGAGARGAAARGRPTDRAWVEIDLDNIRHNAAVLSRLLPAGTRLMAVVKADAYGHGAVPVARCLEPMGVRDFAVATVDEGIQLRRAGIQGDILVLGYGAPERVREMVHHRLIQTIIDWGHGRRLAAAAGAAGLRVRVHIKVDTGMHRLGLDWRQQNEMIRLMSTAGLQVEGLFTHLAAADSLAPQDVSFTEGQIHRFRQVVAGLQARHGTVPPIHWQSTYGWLNYPQWPGRWVRVGLALYGVLSRPRERTRRSVSLRPALQWKARVALVRPVAAGERVGYGGGFVAGEGTRLAVIPVGYADGFARNLSAGRGHVLIHGCRAPVMGSVCMDQLLVDVGGVPQVEPGDIVTLIGQDGGEVMGAEEVAAQAGTITNELLSRLGGRVAKIYHGGCS; encoded by the coding sequence GTGGGGGCTTCGGGTGCGGGGATTGCGGGTGCGGGAGCCAGGGGGGCCGCGGCCCGGGGGAGGCCCACGGACCGGGCCTGGGTGGAAATCGACCTGGACAATATCCGGCACAACGCAGCCGTCTTAAGCCGCCTTTTGCCGGCGGGGACCCGCTTGATGGCCGTGGTGAAGGCCGACGCTTACGGCCATGGCGCTGTGCCCGTGGCCCGTTGCCTGGAACCTATGGGTGTCAGGGACTTTGCCGTGGCCACGGTGGATGAAGGCATCCAACTGCGCCGGGCCGGCATTCAAGGGGACATTTTGGTGCTGGGCTACGGTGCGCCGGAGCGGGTTCGGGAAATGGTGCATCACCGGCTGATCCAGACCATCATTGACTGGGGGCACGGCCGCCGCCTGGCCGCGGCGGCTGGGGCCGCCGGTTTGCGGGTCAGGGTTCATATCAAAGTGGACACGGGCATGCACCGGCTGGGGCTGGATTGGCGGCAGCAGAACGAAATGATACGGCTGATGAGCACCGCCGGCCTCCAAGTGGAAGGTCTTTTTACCCACCTGGCCGCCGCCGACAGCTTGGCGCCCCAGGACGTGTCCTTTACCGAAGGACAAATCCACCGGTTCCGGCAGGTGGTGGCGGGTCTGCAGGCCCGCCATGGAACGGTGCCGCCCATCCACTGGCAGAGCACTTATGGTTGGCTGAACTACCCCCAATGGCCGGGCCGGTGGGTCCGGGTGGGCCTGGCCCTGTACGGTGTACTCAGCAGGCCCCGGGAGCGGACGCGCAGATCCGTCTCCTTGCGGCCTGCCCTGCAGTGGAAGGCCCGGGTGGCCTTGGTGCGGCCCGTGGCAGCAGGGGAGAGGGTGGGCTACGGCGGCGGTTTTGTCGCCGGTGAAGGGACCCGCCTCGCCGTCATCCCCGTGGGCTACGCCGACGGGTTCGCCCGCAACCTGTCGGCGGGCCGGGGCCATGTGCTCATCCACGGCTGCCGGGCGCCCGTCATGGGCAGCGTGTGCATGGATCAATTGCTGGTGGATGTGGGCGGGGTGCCCCAAGTGGAGCCAGGGGACATAGTGACCTTGATCGGCCAGGACGGCGGGGAGGTGATGGGCGCCGAAGAGGTGGCCGCCCAAGCCGGAACCATTACCAACGAACTCCTCAGCCGGCTGGGTGGACGGGTGGCAAAGATTTACCACGGCGGCTGCAGCTAG